In Hevea brasiliensis isolate MT/VB/25A 57/8 chromosome 13, ASM3005281v1, whole genome shotgun sequence, a single genomic region encodes these proteins:
- the LOC110640883 gene encoding MA3 DOMAIN-CONTAINING TRANSLATION REGULATORY FACTOR 1 — protein MASREGFLTDEQREMLKIASLNVENLSSSPKSLSPSPKSPSMLLSEHQLKVPAAGKAPTAGIAVRHVRRSHSGKFVRVKKDGGGGKGTWGKLLDTDGESHIDRNDPNYDSGEEPYQLVGATISDPLDEYKKAVVSIIEEYFSTGDVEVAASDLRELGSRKYHPYFIKRLVSMAMDRHDKEKEMASVLLSALYADVISPSQIRDGFVILLESADDLAVDILDAVDILALFIARAVVDDILPPAFVTRAKKTIPESSKGFQVLKTAEKRYLSAPHHAELVERRWGGSTHITVEEVKKKIADLLREYVENGDAFEACRCIRELGVSFFHHEVVKRALILAMEIRTAEQLMLKLLKEASEEGLISSSQMVKGFARLTESLDDLALDIPSAKTLFQALVPKAISEGWLDASFLKSSSEDRQVLAEDKRLRQYKGEVVTIIHEYFLSDDIPELIRSLEDLGMPEFNPIFLKKLITLAMDRKNREKEMASVLLSALHIEIFSTEDIVNGFVMLLESAEDTALDILDASNELALFLARAVIDDVLAPLNLEEISSKLPPNCSGGETVYMARSLIAARHAGERILRCWGGGTGWAVEDAKDKILKLLEEYESGGVVSEACQCIRDLGMPFFNHEVVKKALVMAMEKKNDRMLDLLQECFNEGLITINQMTKGFTRIKDGLDDLALDIPNAKEKFSFYAEYACKKGWLQASFGSYVADASSTPAAAT, from the exons ATGGCGTCTAGGGAGGGATTTCTGACGGATGAGCAGAGGGAAATGTTGAAAATAGCAAGTCTAAATGTGGAAAATTTGTCATCATCCCCAAAGAGTTTGTCACCCTCCCCAAAATCCCCATCAATGTTGCTTTCTGAGCATCAGTTAAAAGTTCCTGCTGCTGGCAAGGCACCAACTGCTGGGATTGCAGTGAGGCATGTGCGAAGGTCGCACTCGGGCAAGTTTGTGCGTGTGAAGAAGG ATGGTGGTGGTGGTAAGGGCACATGGGGAAAACTGCTTGATACTGATGGTGAATCACATATTGATCGGAATGATCCTAACTATGACAGTGGAGAG GAGCCATACCAGCTTGTTGGGGCAACTATCTCAGACCCTTTAGATGAGTACAAGAAGGCTGTTGTTTCCATAATAGAGGAATACTTTAGTACTGGTGATGTGGAAGTGGCAGCATCTGATCTTAGAGAACTTGGCTCAAGGAAATATCATCCTTATTTTATCAAGCGGCTTGTTTCCATGGCCATGGACAGGCATGATAAGGAGAAGGAAATGGCTTCTGTTCTGCTATCTGCATTATATGCTGATGTAATCAGCCCATCCCAAATTAGGGATGGATTTGTCATACTTCTTGAGTCTGCTGATGATCTTGCAGTAGACATATTAGATGCTGTTGACATCCTTGCTTTATTCATAGCCCGTGCTGTGGTAGATGATATCCTTCCTCCAGCTTTCGTCACTAGGGCAAAGAAGACCATTCCAGAGTCCTCAAAGGGATTTCAGGTTCTCAAAACTGCTGAGAAGCGCTATCTCTCAGCTCCGCACCATGCAGAACTTGTGGAGAGGAGGTGGGGTGGTAGCACACACATCACTGTTGAGGAAGTAAAGAAAAAGATTGCTGATTTGTTGAGGGAATATGTGGAGAATGGGGATGCTTTTGAGGCATGTAGGTGTATAAGGGAATTGGGGGTTTCATTTTTTCATCATGAGGTTGTCAAGAGGGCTTTAATTCTTGCCATGGAGATTCGGACTGCTGAACAGCTTATGTTAAAGCTGTTAAAGGAGGCTTCTGAGGAAGGCTTGATAAGTTCCAGTCAAATGGTGAAGGGTTTTGCTCGGCTCACAGAGAGCCTTGATGACCTTGCTCTTGACATTCCATCTGCAAAAACCTTGTTTCAAGCCCTTGTTCCAAAGGCTATATCTGAGGGATGGCTAGATGCTTCATTCTTGAAGTCCTCTAGTGAAGATAGACAGGTACTAGCTGAAGACAAAAGGTTGAGACAATATAAGGGGGAGGTTGTGACAATAATTCATGAGTATTTTCTCTCAGATGACATTCCTGAACTAATCCGAAGTCTTGAAGATCTTGGCATGCCCGAGTTTAACCCCATTTTCCTGAAAAAACTCATCACCCTAGCTATGGACAGGAAAAACAGGGAGAAagaaatggcatctgttttgctTTCAGCTCTTCACATTGAGATTTTTTCAACTGAAGATATAGTTAATGGCTTTGTCATGCTTCTGGAATCTGCAGAAGATACAGCACTTGACATTTTGGATGCTTCAAATGAGCTTGCACTCTTTCTGGCTAGGGCTGTAATTGATGATGTCTTGGCTCCATTGAATCTAGAGGAGATCAGCAGCAAATTGCCACCAAATTGCAGTGGGGGTGAGACCGTGTATATGGCTCGATCACTTATTGCTGCACGTCATGCAGGGGAGAGGATCCTGAGATGCTGGGGGGGTGGGACTGGTTGGGCTGTGGAGGATGCAAAGGACAAGATATTGAAGCTATTAGAGGAGTATGAAAGTGGGGGTGTTGTTAGTGAGGCTTGCCAATGCATCCGTGATCTTGGGATGCCCTTCTTTAACCATGAGGTGGTGAAGAAGGCATTGGTTATGGCTATGGAGAAGAAGAATGATAGGATGCTTGATCTGCTGCAGGAGTGTTTCAATGAAGGGCTGATTACTATCAATCAGATGACCAAAGGCTTCACCCGCATAAAGGATGGGCTTGATGATCTGGCTCTCGACATTCCAAATGCAAAGGAGAAATTCAGTTTTTACGCGGAGTATGCCTGTAAGAAGGGTTGGCTCCAAGCTTCTTTTGGGTCATATGTTGCAGATGCATCCTCAACCCCAGCTGCAGCTACTTGA
- the LOC110640888 gene encoding probable UDP-N-acetylglucosamine--peptide N-acetylglucosaminyltransferase SEC, producing the protein MSEPEHQLQASPVPIKTELDTLDGFMEEISNSKTPLPPKVVVLADLNANPPETDAADSVHLSAPDLTRLTNDESQDKSSNLTSKDVDAVEVEGKRLNKLGKCRSRNSKIDASLDYGPDTDADQPGQGPTSSREEKVSSLKTGLVHVARKMPKNAHAHFILGLMYQRLGQPQKAIFAFEKAEEILLQCEAEVARPELLSLVQIHHAQCILLENSADNSLDKELEAEELDEILSRLKESMQSDIRQAAVWNTLGLILLKSGRLQSAISVLSSLLAIDPYNYDCLGNLGIAYLQSGNMELSAKCFQELILKDQNHPAAFVNYAAFLLCKYGSVVAGAGANAGEGASSDQIEAVNVAKECLLAALKVDPKAAHIWATVANAYYLTGDHRSSSKCLEKAAKLEPNCMSTRYAVAVHRIKDAERSQDPSEQLSWAGNEMASILREGDSVPIELPIAWAGLAMVHKAQHEIAAAFETEKDELVDVEECALYSLKQAIAEDPDDGVPWHQLGLHCLCSRQFEIAQKYLKVAVTRFKKCSYAWSNLGISLQLSEESSQAEDVYKQALAFAASEQAHAIFCNIGNLYRQQKQYERAKAMFTKSLELQPGYAPSFNNLGLVFVAEGRWEEAKFCFDRALQTDPLLDAAKSNLIKAVVMSRLCAG; encoded by the exons ATGTCTGAACCAGAGCACCAACTGCAGGCCTCGCCTGTGCCCATCAAAACAGAGCTCGATACCCTTGACGGCTTCATGGAAGAGATCTCCAACTCCAAGACGCCCCTGCCTCCCAAGGTCGTCGTTTTGGCTGACCTTAACGCCAATCCTCCTGAAACTGACGCCGCCGATTCTGTCCACCTGTCTGCCCCGGACCTTACTAG GTTAACAAATGATGAAAGTCAAGATAAAAGTAGTAACTTGACATCCAAAGATGTGGATGCTGTGGAAGTTGAAGGTAAAAGATTGAACAAATTGGGGAAATGCCGATCAAGAAATAGTAAGATAGATGCCTCTCTTGATTATGGACCTGATACGGATGCTGATCAGCCTGGTCAAGGTCCTACCTCTTCTCGTGAAGAAAAAGTCAGCAGCCTCAAAACT GGTCTGGTTCATGTTGCAAGGAAGATGCCCAAAAATGCTCATGCACATTTTATACTTGGTCTAATGTATCAAAGGTTGGGTCAACCCCAGAAG gcaatttttGCTTTTGAGAAGGCGGAAGAGATCTTGCTGCAATGCGAGGCTGAGGTAGCTAGGCCAGAGTTGCTTTCACTAGTTCAAATTCACCATGCTCAG TGTATTCTCCTTGAAAATTCTGCTGATAATAGTTTGGATAAAGAACTTGAAGCTGAAGAGCTTGATGAAATCCTTTCTAGATTAAAGGAGTCGATGCAATCAGATATAAGACAAGCAGCTGTTTGGAACACACTGGGCTTGATACTTCTTAAATCTGGTCGTCTGCAG AGTGCTATTTCAGTTTTGTCATCTTTGTTGGCAATTGACCCTTACAACTATGATTGCCTTGGAAACCTGGGGATTGCATATCTTCAAAG CGGAAATATGGAGCTATCAGCAAAATGTTTTCAGGAATTGATCCTTAAAGACCAAAATCATCCTGCTGCCTTTGTTAATTATGCTGCCTTTCTTCTTTGTAAATATGGTTCAGTTGTCGCAG GTGCTGGGGCAAATGCTGGTGAAGGTGCTTCTTCAGATCAGATTGAAGCTGTCAATGTTGCGAAGGAGTGTTTGCTTGCAGCATTAAAAGTTGATCCGAAAGCAGCACATATATGGGCAACTGTTGCTAATGCATATTACTTGACTGGTGACCATAGAAGTTCCAGCAAGTGCTTGGAGAAG GCAGCAAAATTGGAGCCCAACTGTATGTCTACTCGATATGCTGTAGCAGTTCACCGAATCAAGGATGCTGAAAGGTCTCAGGATCCCAGTGAACAGCTTTCCTGGGCTGGAAATGAAATGGCTTCAATTTTGAGAGAAGGAGATTCTGTTCCAATTGAACTTCCCATTGCTTGGGCAGGACTTGCCATGGTGCACAAGGCGCAGCATGAGATTGCAGCAGCATTTGAAACGGAAAAGGATGAGTTGGTGGATGTGGAAGAGTGTGCTCTCTACAGTTTAAAACAG GCAATAGCAGAGGACCCAGATGATGGGGTGCCATGGCACCAACTTGGCCTGCATTGTCTCTGTTCCAGACAGTTTGAAATAGCACAGAAGTATCTCAAGGTTGCAGTCACTCGATTTAAAAAATGCAGTTATGCATGGTCAAATCTTG GTATCTCACTTCAATTATCAGAGGAATCATCACAAGCTGAAGATGTATATAAGCAGGCTTTGGCATTTGCAGCATCTGAACAAGCACATGCAATATTTTGCAATATTGGAAATCTCTACCGGCAGCAAAAGCAATATGAACGTGCCAAGGCAATGTTTACTAAGTCTCTGGAACTCCAGCCAGGCTATGCTCCTTCATTTAACAATCTCGGTCTTGTGTTTGTAGCAGAAGGTCGATGGGAGGAGGCCAAGTTCTGCTTCGACAGAGCTCTTCAGACAGATCCATTGCTGGATGCGGCCAAGTCCAACCTGATTAAAGCGGTGGTCATGTCTAGATTGTGTGCAGGGTAG
- the LOC110640874 gene encoding uncharacterized protein LOC110640874 translates to MNTFIPKLPLILRPFLLSLFLSISALIFIASLTSRHHRINTTSEQLTETPPFSVNNSARDLRIRPGYSSYNAYIQHQLNKSLNPKLRNIWKTRDWDRKVRVFAQFFDSLKQRNLLSNASKALSIGARVGQEVEALRRIGVSDSIGIDLVPCPPLVVKGDFHAQPFENETYDFEFSNVFDHALYPWKFVGEIERTLKEGGVCVLHVALSRRADKYSANDLYSVGPLVELFKESELIEVKKVDGFGLDTEVVFRKKRKSNLRLD, encoded by the coding sequence ATGAACACGTTCATTCCTAAACTCCCTCTCATCCTCAGAcccttccttctctctctctttctctctatttCAGCCCTCATTTTCATAGCTTCCCTTACTTCCCGTCACCACAGAATAAACACCACCTCCGAACAACTCACCGAAACGCCGCCCTTCTCTGTCAATAACTCCGCCAGAGACCTCCGCATCCGACCCGGATACTCCTCCTACAATGCATACATCCAGCATCAACTCAACAAGAGCCTCAACCCCAAACTCCGGAATATTTGGAAAACTCGCGATTGGGACCGCAAAGTCCGCGTCTTTGCCCAGTTCTTCGACTCCTTAAAGCAAAGAAACCTCTTGTCCAACGCTTCAAAGGCCTTATCCATTGGAGCCAGAGTAGGCCAGGAGGTGGAAGCGCTGAGACGCATCGGCGTCTCCGACTCCATCGGAATAGACCTGGTGCCGTGCCCACCATTGGTGGTGAAAGGAGACTTCCATGCACAGCCGTTCGAAAACGAAACTTAtgattttgagttctcaaacGTGTTTGACCACGCGCTGTATCCGTGGAAGTTTGTCGGGGAAATCGAACGGACGTTAAAGGAAGgaggagtttgtgttctacacgtGGCGTTATCGCGACGGGCAGATAAGTATTCGGCGAATGATTTGTATAGTGTGGGGCCATTAGTGGAGCTGTTTAAGGAGTCGGAGTTGATAGAGGTAAAGAAGGTGGATGGTTTTGGTCTGGACACTGAGGTGGTCTTTAGGAAAAAGCGAAAGAGCAATCTACGGcttgattga
- the LOC110640863 gene encoding CBBY-like protein isoform X1 has protein sequence MASMTISLSLSTCSSASFSSQTKTSIKSHQTNLSSTLFGAKVWVDSTLRSKSITKISTSSGITCFAAASSVLPSALLFDCDGVLVDTEKDGHRVSFNDTFNEKELGVTWDVDLYGELLKIGGGKERMTAYFNKTGWPEKAPKSEEERKEFIASLHKRKTELFMALIEKKLLPLRPGVAKLVDQALGKGVKVAVCSTSNEKAVSAVVSFLLGPERAEKIKVFAGDVVSRKKPDPAIYTLAANTLGVDPSSCVVVEDSAIGLAAAKAAAMKCIVTKSGYTADEDFLNADAVFDCIGDPPEERFDLAFCGSLLEKQYVS, from the exons ATGGCATCAATGACCATCTCTCTTTCCTTATCTACATGTTCTTCAGCATCTTTCTCCTCTCAAACCAAGACTTCAATTAAATCCCATCAAACCAACTTGTCATCGACATTGTTTGGTGCAAAAGTATGGGTCGACAGTACACTCAGATCAAAATCAATTACCAAGATAAGCACTTCTAGTGGGATTACTTGCTTTGCTGCTGCTTCTTCTGTTCTTCCTTCAGCTCTTCTCTTCGACTGCGATGGCGTGCTTGTTGATACTGAGAAAGATGGTCACAGGGTTTCTTTCAACGATACTTTCAATGAA AAAGAGTTGGGGGTTACATGGGACGTGGATTTGTATGGCGAGTTGCTCAAAATCGGAGGTGGAAAAGAAAG GATGACAGCCTACTTTAACAAGACTGGTTGGCCAGAAAAGGCTCCAAAGAGTGAAGAAGAACGAAAAGAATTCATAGCTTCACTTCATAAGCGAAAGACAGAGTTGTTTATGGCTCTTATTGAGAAGAAATTGTTACCTCTTCGGCCAGGCGTTGCAAA GCTGGTTGATCAGGCTTTGGGCAAAGGAGTCAAAGTTGCTGTCTGCAGCACTTCCAATGAGAAGGCG GTCTCTGCAGTAGTTTCATTTTTGCTGGGACCTGAGAGAGCAGAGAAGATCAAGGTATTTGCAGGAGATGTGGTTTCCCGTAAAAAACCTGACCCG GCCATATACACATTAGCAGCCAACACTCTGGGTGTTGATCCTTCAAG TTGTGTAGTGGTGGAGGACAGCGCGATTGGCCTTGCAGCTGCCAAAGCTGCTGCAATGAAGTGCATAGTAACAAAGAGTGG TTACACAGCGGATGAGGACTTCTTAAATGCAGATGCAGTGTTTGATTGCATTGGAGATCCTCCAGAAGAGCGTTTTGACTTGGCATTCTGTGGAAGCCTTCTTGAAAAGCAATATGTCAGCTAG
- the LOC110640863 gene encoding CBBY-like protein isoform X2, which yields MASMTISLSLSTCSSASFSSQTKTSIKSHQTNLSSTLFGAKVWVDSTLRSKSITKISTSSGITCFAAASSVLPSALLFDCDGVLVDTEKDGHRVSFNDTFNEKELGVTWDVDLYGELLKIGGGKERMTAYFNKTGWPEKAPKSEEERKEFIASLHKRKTELFMALIEKKLLPLRPGVAKLVDQALGKGVKVAVCSTSNEKAVSAVVSFLLGPERAEKIKVFAGDVVSRKKPDPAIYTLAANTLGVDPSRYEGLFYVIHEINCEGSIYVH from the exons ATGGCATCAATGACCATCTCTCTTTCCTTATCTACATGTTCTTCAGCATCTTTCTCCTCTCAAACCAAGACTTCAATTAAATCCCATCAAACCAACTTGTCATCGACATTGTTTGGTGCAAAAGTATGGGTCGACAGTACACTCAGATCAAAATCAATTACCAAGATAAGCACTTCTAGTGGGATTACTTGCTTTGCTGCTGCTTCTTCTGTTCTTCCTTCAGCTCTTCTCTTCGACTGCGATGGCGTGCTTGTTGATACTGAGAAAGATGGTCACAGGGTTTCTTTCAACGATACTTTCAATGAA AAAGAGTTGGGGGTTACATGGGACGTGGATTTGTATGGCGAGTTGCTCAAAATCGGAGGTGGAAAAGAAAG GATGACAGCCTACTTTAACAAGACTGGTTGGCCAGAAAAGGCTCCAAAGAGTGAAGAAGAACGAAAAGAATTCATAGCTTCACTTCATAAGCGAAAGACAGAGTTGTTTATGGCTCTTATTGAGAAGAAATTGTTACCTCTTCGGCCAGGCGTTGCAAA GCTGGTTGATCAGGCTTTGGGCAAAGGAGTCAAAGTTGCTGTCTGCAGCACTTCCAATGAGAAGGCG GTCTCTGCAGTAGTTTCATTTTTGCTGGGACCTGAGAGAGCAGAGAAGATCAAGGTATTTGCAGGAGATGTGGTTTCCCGTAAAAAACCTGACCCG GCCATATACACATTAGCAGCCAACACTCTGGGTGTTGATCCTTCAAGGTATGagggcttattttatgttata CATGAAATAAATTGCGAGGGATCAATATATGTCCACTAA